From Cellulophaga lytica DSM 7489, a single genomic window includes:
- a CDS encoding TonB-dependent receptor, which produces MLKIVSVLSLLLTFPVFSQASEEIETGTISGVIYFKNGIPVAEASVFTEKPIQHSYTNSKGCFTLNNLGYGTHKIAIKYYGKDIEYISVKVSKKNTKIKHTLSYNEDNELNEVLLNGKTKETQIETQGFAVNVVKTEEASIRNIQTNELLNTTVGVKIRQNGGLGSDVSYSLNGLSGSAVRIFIDGIPSSMYGSSFNLNSIPPSMIKNIEVYKGVVPGHLADDALGGAINVVLKDNAKTNLNASVSYGSFNTLQASVNGLYRSNNSGFTVKTSLFHNYSDNDYKVSGRSVVVTGLGGVQTPITARRFNDAYRSTGGMAQIGFTNVKWADQFLVGVTGSDDYKEVQHGAFMTITPYKDRFLESNALLANFIYKKNDLFTKGLDVTINGVYGKRNRTVNDTVSWAYSWNGDRAIDFRGDEYQYTWRSQQEGGPTLAKIKRDVSSIRTGISYAINKNNKIVANHIYSGIDREDSDELRSVLENTFKGTRNLHKNIYSLSYELSAVNNKLKANVFGKLYQQKTENIDPEIQEDSNGNATVVDEITVSDVEHTGYGFATSYTITPTITVLASAEKAIRLPNETEVFGDDGDNVVANTSINPEQSNNYNLGFRFGSFQVKKHNFTVATNLFSRNIKDRIGLPIETSLNIDDELIVYVNQGSGTSKGIDAQLNYTFNNNFNLNFNASTFKLNIESNGIDIAVPNTPFFTMNGNVRYAFKNVIQQKSRLNLFYTMYFTDEFSYLPPQGKNTVGDEFFKVPTQLVQDFGLSYVFPNKKLIASFDIKNIFDEPVYDNLSVQKPGRAFYFKLNYTINKF; this is translated from the coding sequence ATGTTAAAAATAGTATCAGTTTTAAGCCTGTTATTAACTTTTCCGGTTTTTTCACAAGCATCTGAAGAAATTGAAACAGGTACTATATCTGGAGTTATTTATTTTAAAAATGGTATACCGGTTGCAGAAGCATCTGTTTTTACAGAAAAACCAATTCAGCACTCTTATACAAACAGCAAGGGATGCTTTACACTAAACAACCTTGGTTACGGAACTCATAAAATTGCAATAAAATACTACGGTAAAGACATTGAATATATTTCGGTTAAGGTATCTAAAAAAAACACAAAAATTAAACATACACTTAGCTATAATGAAGACAATGAGCTAAATGAGGTGTTACTAAACGGTAAAACAAAAGAAACCCAAATAGAAACTCAAGGTTTTGCTGTAAACGTAGTAAAAACTGAAGAAGCAAGTATTAGAAACATACAAACAAATGAGCTACTTAACACTACTGTTGGTGTAAAAATAAGACAAAATGGTGGTTTAGGGTCAGACGTTAGCTATAGTCTAAACGGATTATCTGGTAGTGCTGTACGTATTTTTATAGACGGTATTCCTAGTTCTATGTATGGTTCTTCATTTAACTTAAATAGCATACCACCTTCTATGATAAAAAATATAGAAGTATACAAAGGTGTTGTCCCTGGCCATTTGGCAGATGATGCCTTGGGTGGTGCAATTAATGTTGTACTAAAAGATAATGCTAAAACTAATTTAAATGCATCTGTATCTTACGGGTCTTTTAACACCTTACAAGCTAGTGTTAATGGTTTGTACAGGTCTAACAATAGTGGTTTTACTGTAAAAACTTCTCTTTTTCACAATTACTCAGATAACGACTATAAAGTATCTGGAAGAAGTGTAGTTGTTACTGGTTTAGGTGGTGTACAAACCCCTATAACAGCTCGTAGGTTTAATGATGCTTACCGCTCTACTGGTGGTATGGCACAAATTGGATTTACAAATGTAAAATGGGCAGATCAGTTTTTGGTTGGTGTTACCGGATCTGATGATTATAAAGAGGTACAGCATGGTGCTTTTATGACAATTACGCCATATAAAGACAGGTTTTTAGAGTCTAATGCATTACTGGCTAATTTTATTTACAAAAAAAATGATCTTTTTACCAAAGGATTAGATGTTACAATAAACGGTGTTTATGGTAAAAGAAACCGTACTGTTAATGACACTGTTTCTTGGGCCTATAGTTGGAACGGAGATAGAGCAATTGATTTTAGAGGAGATGAATACCAATATACTTGGAGATCTCAGCAAGAAGGCGGACCAACTTTAGCTAAAATTAAAAGAGATGTTTCTTCTATTAGAACAGGTATATCTTACGCTATTAATAAGAATAACAAAATAGTTGCCAATCATATTTATAGTGGAATTGATAGAGAAGATAGTGACGAGCTAAGGTCTGTTTTAGAAAACACATTTAAAGGCACAAGAAATTTACATAAAAACATATACTCTTTAAGTTATGAGCTGTCTGCCGTAAATAACAAGTTAAAAGCAAATGTGTTTGGTAAACTATATCAGCAAAAAACAGAAAATATAGATCCAGAGATACAAGAAGATAGTAATGGTAATGCTACTGTTGTAGATGAAATTACTGTTAGTGATGTAGAGCACACTGGTTATGGTTTTGCTACATCTTACACCATAACACCTACTATTACCGTATTAGCATCTGCAGAAAAAGCCATAAGATTACCTAATGAAACAGAGGTTTTTGGTGATGATGGAGACAATGTAGTTGCTAACACAAGTATTAATCCAGAGCAAAGTAACAATTACAATTTAGGGTTTAGGTTTGGTTCTTTTCAGGTTAAAAAACACAATTTTACTGTAGCTACCAATTTGTTTTCTAGAAACATAAAAGACCGTATTGGCTTACCTATAGAAACATCTTTAAATATTGATGATGAACTAATTGTATACGTAAACCAAGGAAGCGGAACATCTAAAGGTATAGACGCACAATTAAATTATACGTTTAACAACAACTTTAACCTAAATTTTAATGCCTCTACGTTTAAACTAAATATAGAAAGTAATGGTATAGACATAGCTGTACCTAACACTCCGTTTTTTACTATGAATGGTAATGTGCGTTACGCTTTTAAAAATGTAATACAACAAAAATCTAGGTTAAACCTTTTTTATACAATGTACTTTACAGATGAGTTCTCTTACCTACCACCACAAGGTAAAAATACTGTAGGAGACGAGTTTTTTAAAGTACCTACACAATTGGTACAAGATTTTGGACTTAGCTATGTTTTTCCTAATAAAAAACTGATTGCAAGTTTTGATATTAAAAACATTTTTGATGAGCCTGTGTACGACAACTTATCGGTACAAAAACCAGGTAGAGCCTTTTACTTTAAACTTAATTATACCATAAATAAATTTTAA
- a CDS encoding helix-turn-helix domain-containing protein, whose protein sequence is MSVELKSFSSFINFNCSTVMATQDKISLKGTNIVSNVHNQVDEEVLVCNSTIVVANKNTVTEIGFNVDVTSDVRFVKLHFSLRGNYLHSCTNTTNFKVNVPEGCCNMFFVPVLPTVETYTGRHHKTLEVYITPQELAKIVGAEFGTDLKQFFSKITALEPAAYYKKSKQIPLKFKNQINEILQCKYTGSLKDNYLKSRLIVLLIDFLMKTVKPVAEEAIIAEQDYLALVKVEAYCNQNLKKKLTINHLSLIAGFNTTKLKRDFKKVYKTTIFKHITQLRMQKAKELIQEKGLSIAEVSYEVGYSNPQHFTAAFKKTIGYLPSKLIK, encoded by the coding sequence ATGAGTGTAGAGTTAAAAAGCTTTTCTTCTTTTATTAATTTTAATTGTAGCACTGTAATGGCTACCCAAGATAAAATTAGTTTAAAGGGGACCAACATAGTAAGTAATGTACACAACCAAGTAGATGAAGAGGTCTTAGTGTGTAATAGTACTATAGTTGTAGCTAATAAAAACACAGTAACAGAAATAGGGTTTAATGTAGATGTTACTAGTGATGTTAGATTTGTAAAGTTGCATTTTTCATTGCGAGGTAATTATTTACACTCTTGTACCAATACAACCAATTTTAAGGTAAATGTGCCAGAAGGGTGTTGTAATATGTTTTTTGTGCCAGTTTTACCAACAGTAGAAACGTATACAGGTAGGCACCATAAAACTTTAGAGGTATATATTACACCGCAAGAATTGGCAAAAATTGTAGGTGCTGAATTTGGGACAGATTTAAAACAGTTTTTTTCTAAAATTACCGCCCTAGAGCCAGCAGCTTATTATAAAAAAAGTAAACAAATACCTTTAAAATTTAAAAACCAGATTAACGAAATTTTACAGTGTAAATACACTGGTAGTTTAAAAGACAATTATTTAAAAAGCAGGCTTATAGTTTTACTAATAGATTTTTTAATGAAAACAGTAAAACCTGTGGCAGAAGAGGCAATTATAGCTGAGCAAGATTATTTAGCACTGGTAAAAGTAGAGGCGTATTGTAACCAAAACTTAAAGAAAAAACTAACCATTAATCATTTATCGCTTATCGCTGGCTTTAATACAACAAAGTTAAAACGCGACTTTAAAAAGGTATATAAAACCACCATTTTTAAACACATAACCCAACTAAGAATGCAAAAAGCAAAAGAGCTTATACAGGAAAAAGGCTTGTCTATTGCTGAGGTTTCTTATGAAGTTGGCTACTCTAACCCACAGCATTTTACGGCAGCTTTTAAAAAAACAATTGGCTACTTACCAAGTAAACTAATTAAATAA